GGGGGCAGCTCTCAGACTCCGATATTGACGCTCTTTGGAAAGCACTAATACATACGGAACGTGAGAATAAGATCGCCCTTGATGCTTCTTGGGGCGGAAAACCTCACATGGAGGGGATTCTATTTGGAGGCTGCCTTTCTGTTCTGTCCAACTTGATCGGTACACCCTATCTGCCCAAGCAGCTCGACGGACACATTCTATTCTTCGAAGATGTCAACGAACACCCCGGAAAATTATTTCGCTATTTGAATCAATGGTATCAGTCAGGGCTTTTTGCTGGCGTCGAACACCTTATTCTAGGGGACTTCTGTGGCCTTGGGGATATGGGCTATGATAAGCACGAATTTTGCGCGGACGTACACGAGCGCTACGGGCTAAGTGTATCTTCTAGTTCGGCGTTTGGACACTGCACCCCCAATTATCCGGTGGGCATTGGGTCTCATGGGTGCATTGATGATTTGACTCTAAGCTGGCAATGGAGGACTTAATGAAACTTAGTAGCAACGCCCAACTTTACTTTATAGGCATCGGCGGCACCGGCATGGCATCCACGGCCGGACTTGCCCAAGAGGCAGGCTTCCAGGTTTCAGGGAGTGATGCAAACCTGTATCCACCGATGTCGACCCTTCTAGACGATTTAAAAATCCCGGTCCGAACGCCCTATAGCAAGGACAATATCAATGGCCTAAAAACCGATATGGTTATTATAGCAAACGCTTTGTCCCGTGGTCATGAAGAGCTTGAGGAGATCCTCAGCCAAGGATTTCCCTACACAAGCTTTCCAGAGTTCCTGGGTGAGATGATACTCAAACAAAGGCAGTCCATCGTCGTTGCAGGGACTCACGGTAAAACCACCACGACGTCGATGATGGCACATGTTCTACGTTCACTTGGACATGATCCCGGCTACCTTATTGGCGGAATTCCAAAAAACTTCAGCAAAAGCTTTCATCTTGGGTCCGATGCTCCCTTTGTCATAGAAGGTGACGAGTACGACACAGCATTCTTCGATAAGAACTCTAAGTTCCTTCACTACTATCCCAAATTCCTGATCTTCAACAATCTTGAATTTGATCATGCCGACATCTTCAAAGACTTGGCGGCCATAGAGCACCAATTCGATTTACTGTTCGATCGGATGGACAATAAAAAAAATGTTCTGGCAAATTGGGATGATCCTGGCGTGCGCAACTTCCTTGAAACCAGAAAGCTGGCTCATGAGGTCACTCGGGTCAGTACGGTAGGGGAAAATGCAGACTGCGACTTTCATCTAGAGGATGTCATTCCTGGGCAAAAATCTTGGCGTGCTGTGGTAAAAACGCCACGCTGGGGTCAACTGAATTTCGAGACCAGTGCTATTGGTCAGCACAATATCGCCAATTTTACTCAAGTTGTTGCCTGCATTGATCGACTCGTCTCTGCCCAGGTTATTCCGGAGCCAGACAGTTTATCCCTAAGTCAGAGTATCGCGAGCTTTGAAGGCGTTCAGCGCCGTCTAGATCATCTTGCCTCTGTCAATGATATTGAAATCTACGAAGACTTCGCTCACCACCCAACTGCTGTCGCCCTTGTGCTGCAAACTTTTAAGCGTTCATACCCCGACCGAAGGCTATTTGTTGCTTTTGAGCCACGGAATGCCACCAGTCGGAGGAACATTTTCACAAAAAGATATGCCGAAGCATTAAATATCGCTGACCAGGTCTTGCTAGGTTATTGTCCAGTTGATAAGAGAATTCCTGAAGAGTTGAGGATGAACACTGCAGTGATTGCAGAAAGCATCGGCTCAAAGGCAGAATTCTTCGAAAGTAACGAGGATCTGCTCAATTCATTAGTTGCAAAGATGAAGCCGAAAGATGCTATAATCTTTATGTCCAGTGGCAGTTTTTCGGGAATCCAGTATAAACTTGCCAATAGGCTTTCGGTTTAATAGGTAAAAGCACTGATGAGAGATGCCTCTTCATCGAAAACTCATTGCATAGTAGTTAGTTAATGTTTACGATTGAGCTTCACTAGAAGCTGAGTATCATTTTTCATAAATATTCTAGGTTGTCAGGAGAAGATAGGATGACGTTAAAGAAGACATGGAAGCCGATTGCAGTATTGGTTCTTTCTCTAGGACTTGGCTTTGGTTGTGCTGAAGATCAACAGCCCGCAGAGGAAGTTGTTCAGCCGACGGAAACTGAAGAGCCAGCAGCTCCACCCGAAGAGATGGTCAGCGTTGAAGAAGTTACACAGCCTGTGTACTTTGCGTTTGACGACTATACTCTAAGCATTTCCAGTCAAGATAGCCTAAGCCAGCTCGCTGACTACTTGAAGAATAACACCGCAGCTGTGGTACAAGTCGAAGGTCACGCTGACGAACGTGGTTCAATTGAATACAACTTAGCCCTTGGCCAGCGTCGGGCTCAATCGGTTAAGAACTACCTTGTTGAGCTTGGTATCGATCCAAGCCGTCTTCCTACTATGAGCTACGGCGAAGAGCGCCCAGCAGTGGAAGGCAGCGATGAAGGGGCCTGGGAAAAGAACCGCCGCGCAGAGTTCGTTCTATCGAACCCCTAATATCGAAGACTCAGCCTTCCCGATTGGGAAGGCTTTTCTCGTTTTGCCCCCTTAAAGCCTTCCTGGTTTTTGCATAGACCTTTGCCCGAAGTTCCCTTAGATTCAGATTTCTGAAAGCATCTTGCCCTCTTGGCTAATGTTTACGTACAATCGGAATCATGGTTTACAAATTTAATCTCACCTCGTTGCAAACTTCGCTTGATCGGGATACCATCACCAGTCCAGTCAACTGTGTCGGCTCGACTAGGTTGTCCAGTTTGGCTATTTGCACACCACGGAGGCTACCCATTGGATACGGTCATCTCTATAACAGTAGGGCTCTTTTTTGTTATCGTCGGCTTTATGCTTGGCATACTATTTCACCGAAAGAGTCTTAAAAAAACTTTTGACGCGGCTCAGATGGATTCGGAAAAGATCCTTGAAGAAGCAAATCAAGAACGGGATCGCATCATCAAAGAGGCCCATCAGGAGGCCAAACAAGAAAACCGCCAGCGACGAACTCAGTTCGATGCTGAAATTAAGAAACGTCGCACTGAATTCCAGAAACTTGAAAATAAGGTCAAGAATCGCGAGCAATCTGTTGAGAAGAAATTAAGTGTACTAGAGAAGAAAGAGTCTGACCTAGAAAAAATGACAGGTCATCTCAATCAGCAAGAAGCTCACTATCGAAGCATGATCAAAGAATGCGAACTCAACTTGGAAGAGAATCGCAAGACCTTAGAATCCATCGCAAACATGTCTCAGGAAGAAGCCAAAAGGGAGCTTATCAAGTCTCTCGAAGCAGATGCTAAAAAAGCTGCTCAGGAAAGACTACGCCAAATAGAAGAAGAAACTCGTGTGGAAGCCGACCGGATCGCACAGTCGACCGTCAGCCTCGCGGTACAAAGGGTTTCCAGTGAATACGTCAATGATTCTACAATTACCGTTGTTGGGCTACCTTCAGACGAGATGAAAGGTCGCATCATTGGTCGTGAGGGTCGTAATATACGCGCCATCGAACAGGCTACAGGTGTCGACCTGATCATTGATGACACTCCTGAAGCTGTTATTTTGTCATGCTTTAACCCCATCCATCGAGAAATTGCAAAGATATCCCTTGAGCGACTCATCGCTGACGGACGAATCCACCCTGCAAGAATCGATGAAACTGTTAAAAAAGTAAGCTCTGAATTTGATCAGGTGATCATCGAAAACGGCGAACAAGCGGCATTCGACAGTGGTATTACTGACCTACACCCTGAGTTGGTTAAGCACTTAGGGAAGCTCAAATATCGCACTGCCGGACAGCAGACGGTGCTTCAACATGTTGTCGAAGTTGCTCACATTTGCGGGATTATGGCCGCTGAAATGGGCATCGATGTCAAAAAAGCGAAACGTGCTGGGCTTTTGCACGACATTGGCAAGTCGGTTGATCAGGAAGTAGAAGGGCATCACTCAAAAATCGGCGCTGATTTGTGCTCAAAGTATAACGAATCAGCTGATGTTATCGAGGCCGTTTTGGGACACCATACTGAAGAATTGAACTTTGCAAGCCCCTTAACCATTGTGGTTCACGCCGCCAATGTGTTATCAGAGAGACGACCTGGCGCCCGCCGCGAGGTCCTAGAAACCTACATCAAACGCCTCAAAGCGATGGAAGACATCGTCAACGGCTTCGAAGGTATTAGTGAATCATTTGTGATTCAAGCTGGCCGGGAAATTAGAGCTCTCGTTTCACCGACTGGCATATCAGACTCCGAAGTGATCGACTTATCAAACGATATCGCCTTCAAACTCAGAAAAGAGTTAACTTTCCCTGGGCAGGTTAAGGTCACAGTCGTAAGAGAGAGCAGACAAGTTGACTTTGCGAAATGATTAAATTGATTGCCATTGGCGATGTGATGGGTAAGGCGGGCAGGCGTTGCCTCGCTAAAGCCCTACCCAAGATTCAGGAACTCCACGCCCCCGATATATTGATCGTCAACGGCGAGAATGCTGCCGGTGGTTTTGGAATTACAAAAAAAATCTATAAACAGCTTATTGAAAGCTTCGGTGTAGACTGCGTTACAACAGGCAATCACTGGCATGACAAGCGCGAGATCTACGAGCTGATCCCGTCTGCGGAGCGGCTTGTGATCCCCGGCAATATGATGAACGTGGACTCCATTCATCATGGCTATAAGATCCTTGAGACCAAATCGGGCACTCCCTTCGCAGTGATCAACGTCATAGGTAGTGCCTTCATGCACCCAGATAATCGCAATCCTTTTCACTGTGTCGATGAGATTATGAAGCACATTCCGGAGCAGGTTCGCATCCGGGTTGTGGATGTTCATGCGGAAGCCACCAGCGAAAAACAGGGAATGGGTCGCTATCTGGCAGAAAAAGCTTCTCTTGTTTTCGGAACCCATAGCCACGTGCCAACAGCCGATGAGCGCATCCTCGACAACTATACGGGCTTTATTACCGATATTGGCATGACAGGCCCATACGACTCCGTGATCGGGATTCGCAAAGAGGCCGCCATCGCCCGCATGACTGGGGGAGAACGGAAGAAGTTCGAACCAGCCACAAAAGACTTGTGGATGCCTTTTGTTGCCGCAGAGATCGATGAGCAATCGGGTGCATGCCTAAAGATCGAGCGCTTCCGATGGGAGTTGGAACGCATGGATCTGGAGATAAATGACTCACCTTTAGATTGACGTTTCGCCATGCCTATTCAGATAGGCTTAAAGGCTGCCGTCGCCCTGAACTTGGTTTTACATAGCTTATCAAGAAAAAAGCGTGGTATGTATTTTTTCTAGTGCCTATTCTTGAGAGCTAACGTGTCTGCTTAGAATGTAGCATAGGAAATAGAGTTAATGATTTTAAAACGCGCAATCTTTACTTCACTGGCCATGGCCACTATGGCAAGCAGCCCAGCGCTTGCCGTTTTCATCGACGGACATGGTAGCTATGCGCTTCGCGGAGAAACAAGAACGAAGCCTGGCTTTAATCAAGAAACGGGAGTTTACCAAGCTGTTGATCAGTTTTTTCAACTTGATACAGAGATCAGAACCTCTGATAAGGCTAGCTTTTTCTTAGAGTTTCGCTTGTTTGACCAGGATCGCGAGTCTAACTTGGGCGATGATACCCAACTCGATACCTGCCCAACACCCATTGGTGCTGGTGAAGACTACAACTGTGCTGAGCAGTCGGGCTTGCAGCAGGACGCCATCGAACCTCGTTACAAAGACCTCCAACCTCGTGTCACTAAGGCATATGCTCAGTACGCCATGGACTACTGTCTCTTGACCGTTGGCCGCCGCGATCGACATTGGGGACTCGGCCTCTACCTTGACGGTGGTAACGATGTCTTCGATACCGATGCCTCGATTTACGATGGTGTAACTTGTGACATCAATCTTCAGAAGAGCCAGACTCTTGGCTTCTCCGTGGGATACGACAAGATTTCGGAAACCGGTGGTAGTATCTATGCTACTGGCATCGCAGATCAGAACTACGGTCCCAATAATCGTAGTGATGATCTCGATCAGATCTTTTTTACGATCGAGTATAACGATCATAAAACCAATGCTGGCAAAGGCTTCTCTCAGCAAGTCGGTATTTACTTCGCCAACATTTTCGGTGGCGGCAACACTGGCACTGATATCAAAGTCGCTGATCTCTACCTTAACTTCATCATTTCAGACCTCGTCATTCAAAACGAGATTCTTTTCCGCTTAGGTGAATCTGCAGATCCTAACCTAGCATTGCTAGGAGGTGCTCGTCGCCTGAACGACACTGACGAGTTTAAAAACAACGTGCAATCCATTGCCGCAGCAGGCTCCATCGAGTACTTCTTATCCCGCTCAGGCTCTGTCCTGGGTCCAGCAAAGTTTAAGCAAGGAACGGCTACCAGCCATTCATTGTTCTTTGACTACGCTTTTGCACCTGGCGACCCCGATGGCTACTTGCCCGAATACGAAAGCCTTTCTGATCCTGAGAGCGCTCGTGATCGCTCGGTCAAGGCAGTCGCATTCCACCGCAATTTCAAGCCCGGTTTACTATTGTTCAACGGCACTACTGGAATTGACGACAAGCGAGTTGATGGGATCTTCGACCCTTACCGCGTGATGAATGCTAGCGTTTTCTCTCTCGGTTATCGCTACAAAAGCTTGGTAAATGGCAACTTTGAAATCAAGTTCGTCACAGCCTCACTCAATGAGTCTATCTCAAGCGATGCGAAATCTTTTTATCAGTCAGGGGACGATGAGCTGACACAAGCTGAGAGAGACAACAAGGAGCGACCTATAGGCTTCTACGGCGATAGCTTGGGCATGGAGCTTGATGTTTCATACTCAAAAAGCCTGGGTGAAGGGCTTGAGCTAGGCGTTGCTGGAGCCATCGCTCAGGGTGGTGATGCTTGGAAAGTTAAAGACTCACAATCCGCTCAAGATAACTATCTTCTTCAAGGGCACATTTCATTTCAATTCTAGCCCAAGGAACATAGCTTCTTTAGACTTACCAGCCGTGATAGCCTCCTAAATGGGACACCAAACAGGAGGCAATCATGGCAGAATCATTTCATGCTCCCAAAGTTTCATGTTTTCGTGATTACCACACAGCAGTCGCTGCGAGTCTGCAGGCTGAAAGGCTAATTGACAGTGACACCGCCGACTCACTTAGAGACTTCCTCAGACAGCAACTCTTCCAGTGTGATCCATCTCAGTCACTATTTGAACGCTTGATTACTGATGCACCAGGATTTTCCATAGCAGCAAGGTCATACTGTAGTGATCATGCCTTGTTTAGCAACTATTTCAAAGGCCTGCTCCGCCTTTGGCTACCTCCTGTGATAGAGCAACTCAGAATCTGTGGTGAAGACGTTTTGGATCGATCCCAGCTCATGTTCAACCGCCCCTTTCAGCTGGTTCGAAATCAGCAGCTCGAAGCACAAAGCCTCTTTAGCGGTGTCCTGCTCCTATTTGCTGAATCCATCATCGAGTGTCGCCAAAGGCTGCAAAAGACCTACAAGGAATCAACATGTCTTACTTTAAGCCTTGACCAACCATCATTAGACAAGGCCTGGAGCCAAGAGCTGGGGCTGACGGTGGGTGAACCGAGTCACCTGCCTCTACTGGCCGAAAACCGAATGATTCATGACCTTGCCCACAGCTTTGAGTCCTTATTGGATTGTACAAGGCTGATTTTTGACCAACTAAGGCACAATATTCAGCCCATCGATTCTCAAAGAGGCCGCCCTATTCCTGTCATGCTCAGCGAGGCCATTTCCATCTGCCACACCCTCCGCACGATGGAGTTCGCTTGGCAAGACTCTCTGATTCCATGGGAGCATGTCCTACTGTCTGTTGAAGACTACTGGTGCAAACTGGTCCAGCTAACGACGAACATACTCGCAGATCTCACCTCTGCAGTTAAGACTAAGTCGATTCAATCTAGCTTTCTACCTCCTCGCTCTATGTTTGATCGTGCCACTACCTGCCTACTAAAGCGTGGGGTGAAGCCAGAGGAAGCGTCAAAGATTGCTGACGAACTAGCCAAATATTGTCATGTTAACAAAATCGGGATAGAGGATATCACACCCGTCGAAATCGGTAGGATCAGCCCAAAGGTCTCACCCAGGCTCTTGCATGAGCTTCAAGAAATCGCTAAAGATATGTCAGTCAATCAGCGTAAGGCTTCTGAAAAAGAGCTCATCCTGACCAGGACAATGGCATTAACCCAAAATATTCGGCAAGAAATATGAAGTGTTCCCTACAAATAACCCTACTGTTAATGCTAGCAAGCTGTGGTGTTAAAACGGCACCCCGTTCTGATGTGAAGGACCTGCGCCCCAGCATTCCCTATAAAACACCTGCAGAGCCTCCACAGGATGAAGCAAAGAAGCCTCAGAACAGTAAAGAAAAAGGAGTCAAACGTGAACTTTAGTATCAAGGGTGTTCATACCGCAATCGTCACCCCGTTCGACAAGGACGGCAATTTAGACTGGGATTCATTCGAGAAGCTGCTCGATCACCAAGCAAAGGGTAAGGTGGATGGGGTCGTGATCAGCGGTACCACAGGGGAGTCTCCAACTCTGACTGTTCAGGAAAAGCTGGCTCTCATACGAAAGGCCCGGGCCTATCTGCCCGAAAGCATCCAAGTCATGGCCGGGGCAGGCAGTAACAATACTCAAGCATCGGTAGAAATGGCGAAGCTGGCTGTAGATGCGGGCGCTGACTCTCTTCTTGTTGTAACCCCACCCTACAACAAGCCGAGCCTTAATGGCTTAAAGCTTCACTTCAGTAGCATAGCTACAGCAACCAACCACCCGATCTGTCTCTATCATGTCCCTGGTCGCACAGGACAGCTTTTGAGCGCAGCAGAACTGGCCGAACTTTGCGCTATTGAGCAAGTGGTCGCTGTAAAGGAAGCTAGTGCTGATATTTCTTTGTTCAGCCGGGCTGAACGTATTTCCCAAGCCAACTATCTGAGTGGCGATGATTTTACGTTTCTAGGCTCATTGGCAGTAGAGGGCGATGGCGTCATCAGTGTCGTCACCAATATATACCCGCAAGCCTTTCGAGTGCTCTACGATGCGTTTAAAGCTGGCGACAACCCTAAGGCTGCCAGAATCCACAAGGCTCTGCTCCCGGCTATCGAAGTTCTCTTCTACGAATCGAATCCTGGCCCAAGCAAAGCCATTCTCGCAAATAAAGGCCTGTGCCAAAACTATTTCCGCGCACCAATGGTACCTGTTAGCCAAGAAAGCTATGCCCACATCATGAATGTAGTGGAAGACACTGAGCGGGCATTGAGCGACCTGGGAGTGGAAGTATGACCAAGGTTTGGCTTCATGGATACCATGGCCGCATGGGCCAAGAAATTTTGCACCTGCTTGAAGAAGATTCTCACTTGAAGTTTTTAGGAGGATCAAGCCGTAACCAACTGATTCTTCCTGGAAGAGAGCCGAATGGCTATTCTCCAAACGATCTCGTCGAGTCTTTGGGAGAAACCGACGTGATTATCGATTTTTCAAATATCGCTGGGAATCAAGCTATTTTTAAGGCTTGCAAAACACATAAACTTGAACCCAAGGCCTTTGTAATTGGCACCACAGGACTAGATAGAGGCGCTCGCAACGCCTGGAAAGACCTTTGCCGTGAAGCTGGTCATCGTTTGCTGTTTGCGCCCAATACTAGTCTTGGAGTTTTACTCACAATGAAAATGAGCCAGCAAATGGCTCAAGTTCTAAGTCCCATGGGTTTTGATATTGAGATTATTGAGTCCCACCACCGCAACAAAGTCGATTCACCAAGCGGAACTGCGATGTTTCTAGCCGACCGAATCTGCGATAAGGTTGACCTTAAAGTGAGTACCCATCGCACGGGGAAACGGGAGGCTAATGAACTCGGGGTATTTGCATTGCGCGGTGGATCGGTGTTTGGAGAGCACGAAGTCCGCTTTATGGGCGACCATGAAGAGCTAGCAATATCACATCGTGCCTTATCTCGGACCCTTTTCGCAAAAGGGGCTCTTTTACTAGCAAAATGGATCCAGAAGCAGAAGCCCGGCCAGCACTATGGGCTTCCAGATGTGGACCTTAATGACCTCGCCTAGCGTTTCGGCACTAGGGGCGCTCCTGTCTGTGTCACGGTCGTAAGCCAGTAGTCTACCGGAATCGTGGTTGCATCGACCCAATGATTTCGGGAGGACTCAACAATCAAGGTATAAATCCCTGGCTGCAAGTTAAAAAACACCGCCTTGATAAACCCGCTATCTGTGGAACCAAAGAACCAAGGATCTTGAACGTCTTGTCCTAGGTGGTTGACAAGTCTTATCGAGAGCTGGTCAAGGTTCTCACCAGCCTGGGCACCATGCCTTACAAATACACTTCCTAGCGAAGGGTCGAAGGCGATGCTCGGCGCACTGTCTTGCAAGTAGAGTTCATTGAAAAGGTCTTCGATGAATCCTCTTTGTAAAAGCGGTGCCACCTGAGAGAAAGAACTTGCCTTACCATGAATGACTGGATCGAAGGAGTAGAGAGATGTCTCAAATTCAGCTCCTTGCACCAGCCCGTATAAACGGCCGCGGTAAAAGGTATGTCCCGGCTCAAATCTTAAGACGCCCGGGCCGTGATAATTAACGTCATCGTTGTCACCAACAGCAATCATCTCAGTGTAGTCTACCGGAAGAAACTGATTTCGTAGTTCACGTCCACCGTACATGGCTTGAACTGCGCTGGGCATCGCTACCAAATGAGAATCAACTTTTTGACCATTAGCCAGATAAATGTCGTCTTCCAAATGATTCCCAGCGACCAGCGGTATCGTCACCGCGCTCAAGTAGTCTTCACCATCAAAAAAACTTACTTCGACTAGACCAGGATCAACATTGAAAAAGCACATCCGACCATCTTCTGCACCAGATTCCTCATTGCCATCGGGCCCGAATTCGTTAAAGTAGTAAGGACCATCAGCCCCTACATTAATTTCCGCACGCACCCCAGCTAAAGTCGACAAGCCATCTGGAGTCATCGCGCGGAGGCAAAGAGACGCTAGGTTCGAGCGCTGCGCGACCCCAAAGACGCTGCTGTAGAGAAAATAGGAGCGAAAGGAGAGGGCTCTAACCCGGAACAGCTCACTATCCCTATTTGGCTCTGTTGCCACCTCAATCACCTGATCTAATACCCTACCACTTTGATCTTTAAGACGAACCATGAAGCGACCACCCGCTGGCACGTCAGCAATCTCAACAAGTCCACGAGCATTGGTTCGAGCGCGAAAGTCGCTGCCCACTAACTGAACCGAAACACCTTCAACCGGGTAAATCTCTTTCTCTTCTGGTTTTGAGCGCTCATCAACCACCTGAATTGCTATATTTTTGTAGAGACTTTCTTGCTCTTTGCGCACGACTTCTACACCAAGCTCATTTCCTGCATCAATAACGATCTCAGAGTCGCTATCCCTAAGGCTTGGCGCGATGCCCTTGGTATCATAAGGAACAGAAAGCTGACTCAGGGGCTTTCCTGATTGCGAGAGAATATTTTTCAAGGCCGACGACTGCACATCGACTGCCAAGTCGCTGGCGGGGTTTGCTTCATTATCTTTTACCTCGACCTTGACAATGGTCATCTGGTTTTCAGCGACAATATAAACTTCTGAGTTACCGTACGATTTGGATTCAAGCTCATGGGTCTCATCGTTCCACGCTACTACATCAGGGTCACGAACGAATAGGGTGCCACTTACGTCTTGGCCAAATGGGAGTTTAGCGGACGAGCCTAGCCCGGCAATGGTAAGCTCTTTAAGGGGTGCCTCGTCGCTTGGAGTTTCTGGAGCAGGCTCAGGAGACTTAAGGTTAACGGGTTGCCCTCTCAGGACAGGCACTCCAAAAAAAGTCTCGACAGCTTGAAGCTCTTGGCTCAAAAGCTGACTTACTGGCTTATCGAGATTACGGTAGGGAATCTCCAGTGGAGTTTGTGCGACGAAAAGATCCTGACTATCTTGACTATGAGCAAGATTTGCCATGAAGAAAATACCAAGCACAAGGATCATGTTTGTAGCGGGTTGCATCTAAAAATCCTTCCCGATCGAATGCGATGAATTCAGTAACTTAGTCGGAAGGAGCCTAGGACTCTTTAATGGGAATTGTGATAATCCTAGCATGATAGCTGCTGCTTCGCGCAGAGCAAAAACCCCCGACCCTAAAAGATATTTCTATAGCTAAAGAACCATTAGAAAACTATGTGATTCTTCGCTAGGGATTAACCTGAGCATTCACTTCTGGGAGTAGCAACAGATGGAACAGTGACTCCCCGCAACGGTTCGTTGGGTTCAAGCCCAATTTTTTTTCGAAATTTGCAATAGTTGCTTTGGCTTCATCTAAAGTTTGGCAATTAGTCGCTTCGATCTCGATACATCGAACGCTTTTTTCCTTAAAGTGAGCCTCATAGTACACAACTTCGCAGTTTTTGAAATAATAGGCCCAAACATCCTTCTCGATCACACCAGACCATTGGATGCCCAACGGCTTAAGAAATGCAGCAACCCTATCGCCCTGATCACCGCGATGAAGCCCCAAATCAAGATTAACTTCAATCCTGGTTTCTGAATCCTTTCCTAACCCCTTAAGGGTGAGATGCTGAATCTCTTGATCCAAACGGTGACGATAAATATGGCTTGGGTTGGACTCACAAAGATAGTACCGATCACTAACCCGGACTTGAGACCGGCCGCTCGGCTCTAATCTTTCCACCATCTGCAAAAATGGCTGCTGGTCAAAATCATCTTCAAGTAGAAACTTGTGTTCGATTTCAACAAATTCAATATTTTCCAAGTTCAATCTCACAGGTGGTAGGTTACGCGCATGATATTCCGCAATGCTGGCTCAGCCCCTCGGGTCCTGCCGCTGAAGAATCCTGTATAGTGGTAGTAAAAATCATTTGAAAGCACAATCCTTGTCGCGATTGCATAATCTAATTCGACGCGATGATATGACTCTTTTTTAACCTTATAGCGGTCGTTTAGACGGCCTTGCTCATCTAGATCGTAGTACGGGTAATGAGTCATTTTTATGTAAGATGTTACAGAGAATACCGCCCTCTTAAGATACAGAGGGGATATGGCGAAGCCTAACTTTGCAATAGCCTGCATCGTGGCGGAGCTTTCTGCAACCTCATCCCTCACAATAAGAGAAAGAGCATCCTGGCTTGCATGTTCCGCAAGCACTACTTGTTCTCGTGAGTAGAGTCGAGTCCAAATATCAGCTCCTACTTTGCCGTGAAAGTTAAACCAATCAAACTTAATCGGTAGCAGAAATGTGGGTGCCAGACCTATGGTATAGATACTCCCCTGCTGGGATGGCAATCCATAGTCGGGATTATAGTCCGACTCTG
This region of Pseudobacteriovorax antillogorgiicola genomic DNA includes:
- the dapA gene encoding 4-hydroxy-tetrahydrodipicolinate synthase, producing the protein MNFSIKGVHTAIVTPFDKDGNLDWDSFEKLLDHQAKGKVDGVVISGTTGESPTLTVQEKLALIRKARAYLPESIQVMAGAGSNNTQASVEMAKLAVDAGADSLLVVTPPYNKPSLNGLKLHFSSIATATNHPICLYHVPGRTGQLLSAAELAELCAIEQVVAVKEASADISLFSRAERISQANYLSGDDFTFLGSLAVEGDGVISVVTNIYPQAFRVLYDAFKAGDNPKAARIHKALLPAIEVLFYESNPGPSKAILANKGLCQNYFRAPMVPVSQESYAHIMNVVEDTERALSDLGVEV
- a CDS encoding UDP-N-acetylmuramate--L-alanine ligase; the protein is MKLSSNAQLYFIGIGGTGMASTAGLAQEAGFQVSGSDANLYPPMSTLLDDLKIPVRTPYSKDNINGLKTDMVIIANALSRGHEELEEILSQGFPYTSFPEFLGEMILKQRQSIVVAGTHGKTTTTSMMAHVLRSLGHDPGYLIGGIPKNFSKSFHLGSDAPFVIEGDEYDTAFFDKNSKFLHYYPKFLIFNNLEFDHADIFKDLAAIEHQFDLLFDRMDNKKNVLANWDDPGVRNFLETRKLAHEVTRVSTVGENADCDFHLEDVIPGQKSWRAVVKTPRWGQLNFETSAIGQHNIANFTQVVACIDRLVSAQVIPEPDSLSLSQSIASFEGVQRRLDHLASVNDIEIYEDFAHHPTAVALVLQTFKRSYPDRRLFVAFEPRNATSRRNIFTKRYAEALNIADQVLLGYCPVDKRIPEELRMNTAVIAESIGSKAEFFESNEDLLNSLVAKMKPKDAIIFMSSGSFSGIQYKLANRLSV
- a CDS encoding S66 peptidase family protein, producing MDQLQIKLIYPASKAPDDTPKDSILELKKAGFKIDEAPLGEPGKWNFHAARFQDRLSILSDALLATDINVILAARGGYGMSDLLPDLPWDKLQSSSRKMIVGYSDLTALQSACYTKLGWQSLHGPMPMTSYWGQLSDSDIDALWKALIHTERENKIALDASWGGKPHMEGILFGGCLSVLSNLIGTPYLPKQLDGHILFFEDVNEHPGKLFRYLNQWYQSGLFAGVEHLILGDFCGLGDMGYDKHEFCADVHERYGLSVSSSSAFGHCTPNYPVGIGSHGCIDDLTLSWQWRT
- the pal gene encoding peptidoglycan-associated lipoprotein Pal, which produces MTLKKTWKPIAVLVLSLGLGFGCAEDQQPAEEVVQPTETEEPAAPPEEMVSVEEVTQPVYFAFDDYTLSISSQDSLSQLADYLKNNTAAVVQVEGHADERGSIEYNLALGQRRAQSVKNYLVELGIDPSRLPTMSYGEERPAVEGSDEGAWEKNRRAEFVLSNP
- a CDS encoding YmdB family metallophosphoesterase; this translates as MIKLIAIGDVMGKAGRRCLAKALPKIQELHAPDILIVNGENAAGGFGITKKIYKQLIESFGVDCVTTGNHWHDKREIYELIPSAERLVIPGNMMNVDSIHHGYKILETKSGTPFAVINVIGSAFMHPDNRNPFHCVDEIMKHIPEQVRIRVVDVHAEATSEKQGMGRYLAEKASLVFGTHSHVPTADERILDNYTGFITDIGMTGPYDSVIGIRKEAAIARMTGGERKKFEPATKDLWMPFVAAEIDEQSGACLKIERFRWELERMDLEINDSPLD
- the rny gene encoding ribonuclease Y, which gives rise to MDTVISITVGLFFVIVGFMLGILFHRKSLKKTFDAAQMDSEKILEEANQERDRIIKEAHQEAKQENRQRRTQFDAEIKKRRTEFQKLENKVKNREQSVEKKLSVLEKKESDLEKMTGHLNQQEAHYRSMIKECELNLEENRKTLESIANMSQEEAKRELIKSLEADAKKAAQERLRQIEEETRVEADRIAQSTVSLAVQRVSSEYVNDSTITVVGLPSDEMKGRIIGREGRNIRAIEQATGVDLIIDDTPEAVILSCFNPIHREIAKISLERLIADGRIHPARIDETVKKVSSEFDQVIIENGEQAAFDSGITDLHPELVKHLGKLKYRTAGQQTVLQHVVEVAHICGIMAAEMGIDVKKAKRAGLLHDIGKSVDQEVEGHHSKIGADLCSKYNESADVIEAVLGHHTEELNFASPLTIVVHAANVLSERRPGARREVLETYIKRLKAMEDIVNGFEGISESFVIQAGREIRALVSPTGISDSEVIDLSNDIAFKLRKELTFPGQVKVTVVRESRQVDFAK